A region of Phalacrocorax carbo chromosome 7, bPhaCar2.1, whole genome shotgun sequence DNA encodes the following proteins:
- the AGTR1 gene encoding type-1 angiotensin II receptor, whose product MVPNYSTEETVKRIHVDCPVSGRHSYIYIMVPTVYSIIFIIGIFGNSLVVIVIYCYMKLKTVASIFLLNLALADLCFLITLPLWAAYTAMEYQWPFGNCLCKLASAGISFNLYASVFLLTCLSIDRYLAIVHPVKSRIRRTMFVARITCIVIWLLAGVASLPVIVHRNIFFAENLNMTVCGFRYDNNNTTLRVGLGLSKNLLGFLIPFLIILTSYTLIWKTLKKAYRIQKNKTRNDDIFKMIVAIVFFFFFSWIPHQVFTFLDVLIQLHVITDCKITDIVDTAMPFTICIAYFNNCLNPFFYVFFGKNFKKYFLQLIKYIPPNVSTHPSLTTKMSSLSYRPPENIHLPTKKTARSFDTE is encoded by the coding sequence ATGGTCCCAAATTACTCTACTGAAGAAACCGTTAAAAGAATCCATGTCGACTGTCCTGTTTCAGGAAGGCACAGTTACATCTACATTATGGTTCCAACTGTTTACAGCATCATCTTTATCATAGGTATATTTGGGAACAGCCTGGTCGTTATTGTCATTTACTGctacatgaaattaaaaacagtaGCCAGCATCTTTCTTCTAAATCTGGCACTGGCTGActtgtgttttttaataactcTGCCACTGTGGGCAGCCTACACAGCCATGGAGTACCAGTGGCCTTTTGGCAACTGTTTATGTAAGTTAGCGTCAGCCGGGATAAGTTTCAACCTGTACGCCAGCGTGTTCCTCCTCACATGCCTTAGTATCGACCGGTACCTGGCCATAGTACACCCAGTGAAGTCCCGAATTCGACGTACCATGTTTGTTGCCAGAATAACTTGCATTGTCATCTGGCTTCTCGCCGGAGTGGCCAGTTTGCCCGTCATCGTTCACCGTAATATATTCTTTGCTGAGAACTTGAACATGACAGTCTGTGGTTTTCGGTATGACAACAATAACACAACGCTCCGGGTCGGGTTGGGTTTATCCAAAAATTTGCTGGGCTTTTTGATTCCTTTTCTGATCATATTAACAAGCTACACCTTAATTTGGAAGACCCTGAAGAAGGCATATCGAATTCAAAAAAATAAGACTAGAAATGATGATATTTTTAAGATGATTGTGGCaatagtatttttcttcttcttttcctggaTTCCTCATCAAGTGTTCACTTTTCTGGATGTATTAATTCAATTACATGTAATAACAGACTGCAAAATCACTGATATTGTGGATACAGCTATGCCCTTCACCATTTGCATTGCTTACTTTAACAACTGCTTGAAtccttttttttatgttttttttggaaaaaactttaaaaaatacttccttcagctaataaaatacattccaCCAAATGTCAGCACACATCCAAGCCTAACAACAAAAATGAGCTCCCTCTCATACCggccaccagaaaatatacacTTGCCCACTAAAAAGACGGCCAGGTCTTTCGACACCGAGTGA